The stretch of DNA AAGTTCGAATACCGTCGTGGTTACAAGTTCTCGACTTATGCCACCTGGTGGATCCGTCAGGCGATCACTCGCTCGATCGCCGACCAGGCCCGCACCATCCGTATTCCGGTGCACATGATCGAGACGATCAACAAGCTCAACCGCATTTCCCGCCAGATGCTGCAGGAAATGGGTCGCGAACCGACCCCGGAAGAGCTGGGTGAACGCATGGAAATGCCTGAGGACAAGATCCGCAAGGTATTGAAGATCGCTAAAGAACCGATCTCCATGGAAACCCCGATCGGTGATGACGAAGACTCTCATCTGGGTGACTTCATCGAAGACTCGACCATGCAGTCGCCAATCGATGTTGCAACCGTTGAAAGCCTGAAAGAAGCGACTCGCGAAGTGCTGTCCGGCCTCACTGCCCGTGAAGCCAAGGTACTGCGCATGCGTTTCGGTATCGACATGAACACCGACCACACACTCGAAGAAGTGGGCAAACAGTTTGACGTAACGCGTGAGCGGATCCGTCAGATCGAAGCCAAGGCGCTGCGCAAGCTGCGCCACCCGACGCGAAGCGAGCATCTGCGCTCCTTCCTCGACGAGTGATACCAGAACCCCCGGCCCAGGCCGGGGGTTTTGTTTATAGAGCAGATTAAATCCCCCGCACCGCCCCTCCCCCGCATACCCCGTCTACACTCGAAACTATGAATCCCGTGCCCTAACGAGACGGTTATGCCCAGACTGGCGCCCGTGCTTTTCTTGCTGTCACTGATGATCTGGACCGCAACGGCTAACGCGCTGACTCTGACCGATGAAGAACGTAGCTGGCTCGCGGCTCACCCGGACTTGCGCCTGGGTGTCGACGCCTCGTGGCCGCCGTTCGAGTTCCGCGATGAACAGAATCGCTATCAAGGCCTGGCCGCGGATTACATCGACGTCATCCGCCAGCGTCTGGCGGTCAAACTCACCCCGATCGAACCATCGAGCTGGACCGAAGTGCTGGCTCAGGTGAAAGCCGGCAAGATCGATCTGCTGCCGGGGATCATGTCCACACCCGAGCGCCAGAGCTATCTGTCGTTCACCCGCCCCTACCTCGACTTCCCGATTGTGATCCTCGCCCACATCGGCGGCGCACAGCCACGCAAAATCGAAGACTTGTACGGCCTGAAGATCGCCGTAGTAGAGAACTACGCCCCCCACGAACTCCTGCGCACCCACCATCCCGACCTGAATCTGGTGGCGATGCCCAATGTCAGCTCGGCACTCCAGGCCCTGGCCACCGATGAGGTGGACGCCGTGGTCGGCGATCTCGCCTCCAGCGTCTGGAGCCTGCGCCAACTCAAGCTCGACGGTTTATACGTGAGCGGCGAAACGCCGTATCGCTACCAGTTGGCAATGGGCGTGCCCCGCGACAACAAAATGCTGGTGGGCATTCTAGACAAAGTCCTGGCGGACATGAGCCCGGAGGAAATCAGCAGCATTCAGGAACACTGGGTCGGCAATGTCCTGGACCATCGGACATTTTGGTCGGACCTGCTGATTTACGGTCTGCCGGGCCTGTTATTGCTGGTGATCATCCTGGGGGTGGTCATTCGCATCAACCGCCGCCTGAGCTCGGAAATTGCCCGGCGCGTCGACCTCGAACAGGAATTGCGCAGCAGCGAATATCACTATCGCGGCCTGGTGGAGAGCCTGTCGGCCATCGCCTGGGAAGCGCGCATGAGCGACTTCACTTACAGCTATGTGTCGCCCCATGCCGAGGACTTGCTCGGTTATCCACAGGCGCATTGGCTGATCCCCGGTTTCTGGCGCAACATCATCCACCCCGCCGACCTGACCCGTGCCCAGACCATCTGCGATGACGCGGTGCGCGAAGGGCGTGATCACACGCTCGACTATCGGGTGATTACCGCTGACGGGCGCTGCCTGTGGGTTCGCGACATCGTCAGCCTGATTGAGCACGGGCATGAGCCGGTGATGCGCGGGCTGATGATCGACATCAGCGAGACCAAACGTACCGAGGAGGCGCTGCGGCTGTCAGAGCAGAAATTCGCCTCGGTATTCCAGCAATGCCCGGACATTCTGGTGATCGCACGGCTGTCTGACGGCTGCCTGCTGGAGGTCAACGAAGCCTTTGAAGAACAAATCGGCTTGAAAGCCGAAGAGGTCGTCGGCCAGACCGCCACCGAACTCAGCATCTGGGGCATTCCCGGAGTCGGGCCGGGACTGCTGCAGCGCTTGCAGGCCGGCAGCATCCGCAACCTGGAGATGCCCTTTCGCCGCAACAACGGCCAGGTGTTCACCGGCCTGATTTCCGCCGAGCCGTTCGACCTCGACACCACCCCGGCGCTGGTGGTGGTGGTGCGCGACATCACCCAGCTCAAGGAAACCCAGCAGCAGCTGCAAACCTCCGAAGAGAAATTCGCGAAGGCCTTCCATGCCTCGCCGGACGGCTTGCTGCTGTCGCGCCAAAGCGACGGTCTGCTGCTGGAGGTCAACGAGGGTTTCAGCCGCATCACCGGGTTCAACAGCGCGATGTCGGTGGACCGCTCGGCGCTGGACCTGGGGATCTGGGTCAACCTCAACGAACGCAAGCAGATGCTCGACCTGTTGCACCGCGACGGTTTCGTACGCGACTTCACCTGCCATATCCGCCGCAGCGACGGGCAGATCCGTCTGTGTGAAGTGTCCAGCCGACCGCTGCCGATCGGCGAAGAAGACTGCATGCTGACCATCGCCCGGGACATCACCGAGCGCCATCTGATGCAGGAAAAGCTGCAACAGGCCGCCACCGTATTCGAGAGCACTGCCGAGGGCGTGCTGATCACCGACACCCAGCAGCACATCAGCGCGGTCAATCGCGCCTTCACCGAAATCACCGGCTACAGCGAAAGCGAAGCCCTCGGCCACACCCCGCGCCTGCTCGCCTCGGGACTGCACGACAGCGCGTTTTATGCGGCGATGTGGCACCAGTTGACCGACGAGGGACACTGGCAGGGCGAGATATCGAACCGACGCAAGAACGGCGAGCTGTACCCGAGCTGGCTGACCATCAGCGCCGTGCGCAACCGCGACAAGTTCATCACTCACTTCGTCGCGGTGTTTGCCGACATCTCCAGCCTCAAACACGCGCAGGCCAAGCTCGACTATCAGGCGCACCATGATCCACTCACCGGCCTGCCGAATCGCACGCTGTTTGAAAGTCGCTTGCTCACCGCACTGAACAGCCAGCAGGAAAACGGCGGTCAGGGCGCGGTGCTGTTCCTCGATCTCGACCGTTTCAAACACATCAACGATAGCCTCGGGCACCCGGTCGGCGACCTGCTGCTCAAGGGCATTGCCGTGCGCCTGAAGGAACAATTGCGTGACATCGATACTGTCGCGCGTTTAGGCGGCGATGAATTCATTATCCTGCTGCCCGGCCTGCAACAAGCCAGCGACGCCGACCACATCGCCACCAAACTGCTCAATTGCTTTGGCGCGCCGTTTCAGGCCGGCGAACACGAGTTTTTCATCAGCGCCAGTATCGGCACCAGCCTGTACCCTCGCGACGGCTGCGACGTCGCCACGCTAGTGAAAAACGCCGATGCCGCGATGTACCGCTCCAAGGCCAAGGGCCGCAATCGCGTCGAAAGCTACACCCGCGACCTCACCGCCCAGGCCAGCGAACGCGTGGCACTGGAGCACGAACTGCGCCGCGCCATCGAACGCGACGAACTGTTCCTCTACTACCAACCGAAGATCAGCCTCGACGACCATCGCCTGGTCGGCGCCGAAGCGCTGATTCGCTGGCGCCACCCGACCTTTGGCGAAGTGCCGCCAGAGCACTTCATCCCATTGGCCGAAGAGAACGGCATGATCCTGCAGATCGGCGACTGGGTACTCGAAACCGCCTGCCGGCAGATGTTCGAATGGAACCAGATCTACGACAGTCTCGGCCCACTGTCGGTCAACCTCGCCGGCGCGCAACTGCGCCAGCCGAACCTGCTCGGGCGCATCGAACAACTGCTGAGGGAGAACGGTCTGCAGCCAGATTTACTGCAACTGGAAATTACCGAAAACTTCATCATGAGCCAGGCCGAAGAGGCGCTGGCGGTACTGCACCAGCTCAAACACCTGGGTGTGCAACTGGCAATTGACGACTTCGGCACCGGCTATTCCTCGCTCAGTTACCTCAAACGCTTGCCGCTGGACATCCTCAAGATCGACCAGTCGTTCGTCCGCGGCCTGCCCGACGACCCGCACGACGCGGCGATTGTACGAGCGATCATAGCGCTTGGCCGGAGCATGCAATTCACCGTGATTGCCGAAGGTGTGGAAACCCAGGCGCAACAACAATTCCTCGCCGCCGAAGGCTGCGAACAGATCCAGGGCTACATCGTCAGCCTGCCACTGCCCCCGGAAGAGTTCGCCGCAACGTTTCTGCGTATTACCGTATCGGATTATTCGGATAGCACAGCCGAGAAACCATCGCTATAATCCGCGACCTACTGAGGGCCTATAGCTCAGTTGGTTAGAGCAGAGGACTCATAATCCTTTGGTCCACGGTTCAAGTCCGTGTGGGCCCACCACATTTGAAAGCCGCGCTACATGCGCGGCTTTTTCGTTTCTGCGTTTAACCCCGACTACGATAAGGGGCTTCCATATCCAGCCGGCTGACGCTGTAACATGCTCGCCCAAAGACCCGCGCCCCATGGAGCCCCGCCCTTGCCAGACATCCGCCCGCCCGTGCTCGATGAAATCGACCGCCAGTTGATCGCCGCCCTGCAAATCAACGCCCGCGAGAGCGTGGCAATGCTCGCCCGGCAGTTGGGCATTGCGCGTACCACTGTCACGTCGCGGCTGGCGCGACTGGAAAAGGCCAAGGTGATCACCGGCTATGGCGTGCGGCTGGGGCAACGGGTGGTCGATGGCGGGTTGCAGGCATATGTCGGGATCAAGGTGCAGCCGCGCTCCGGCAAGGAAGTGTTGCGCCGCTTGAGTGCGATGGCGCAGGTCCAGCAGTTGTGTGCGGTGAGTGGCGAATTTGATTATGTCGCGTGGTTGCGCACCGATTCGCCGGAACAGCTGGATCAGTTGCTGGATCAGATTGGCGGGGTGGATGGGGTAGAGAAGACCACTACTTCGATTATTTTGAGTAGCAAGATTGATCGCGGGCAACCGGTTTGAATGTTGGTCGTGACATTTCGGTTGGCGGACAGTGCCTCTTCGCGAGCAAGCCCGCTCCCACCTTTGACCGGATCACGCACAGAATCTGCGCCAGCTACAAATCCACTGTGGGAGCGGGCTTGCTCGCGAAGGCGGTGGATCAGCCACTGTTGATGGCGACTGACGAGACGCTTTCGCGAGCAAGCCCACTCCCACCTTTGACCGGATCACGCACAGAGTCTGCGCCAGCTACAAATCCACTGTGGGAGCAGGCTCGTGCCTACATTTTGGTCGGTATGCAGTCATCAATCGTCATATTGATCATTTAATTGGCAAAACGACGACACTTTGCGTCTTATTAACGTGTTCTACGCTCCCTAGAATGGCTGGCATCTTTTCCTATACTCAGACGCGCATTCGGTGTCGGGTCGCCAGCAAGGTCAGCCATGAACAAGAACAATCGCCATCCTGCAGACGGTAAGAAACCAATCACCATTTTCGGTCCGGACTTTCCTTTCGCTTTCGACGACTGGATCGAACACCCGGCCGGTCTAGGCAGCATTCCTGAACACAATCACGGCGCTGAAGTGGCGATTGTCGGTGCTGGTATCGCTGGTCTGGTGGCCGCGTACGAATTGATGAAGCTCGGCCTGAAACCGGTGGTGTACGAGGCTTCGAAGCTCGGCGGACGTCTGCGTTCACAAGCGTTCAACGGCACCGACGGCATCGTCGCGGAACTGGGCGGCATGCGTTTCCCGGTGTCCTCCACGGCGTTCTACCACTATGTCGACAAGCTAGGCCTCGAGACCAAACCGTTCCCGAACCCGCTGACGCCGGCCTCCGGCAGCACCGTCATCGACCTGGAAGGCAAAACCCATTACGCACAAAGCCTGAAGGATCTTCCTGCACTGTTCCAGGAAGTGGCTGACGCCTGGGCGGATGCGCTGGAGGCCGGCTCGCAGTTCGCCGATATCCAGCAAGCAATCCGCGACCGCGATGTGCCACGCCTCAAGGAGCTATGGAACAAGCTCGTGCCGCTGTGGGATGACCGCACGTTCTACGACTTCGTTGCCACGTCCAAGGCCTTCGCCAAGCTGTCGTTCCATCACCGCGAAGTGTTCGGTCAGGTCGGCTTCGGCACTGGCGGCTGGGACTCGGACTTCCCCAACTCGATGCTGGAAATCTTCCGCGTGGTGATGACCAACTGCGACGATCACCAGCACCTGGTGGTCGGCGGTGTCGAACAGGTGCCGCAAGGCATCTGGCGGCATGTGCCGGAGCGTTGCGTGTACTGGCCTGAAGG from Pseudomonas sp. P8_229 encodes:
- a CDS encoding bifunctional diguanylate cyclase/phosphodiesterase — its product is MPRLAPVLFLLSLMIWTATANALTLTDEERSWLAAHPDLRLGVDASWPPFEFRDEQNRYQGLAADYIDVIRQRLAVKLTPIEPSSWTEVLAQVKAGKIDLLPGIMSTPERQSYLSFTRPYLDFPIVILAHIGGAQPRKIEDLYGLKIAVVENYAPHELLRTHHPDLNLVAMPNVSSALQALATDEVDAVVGDLASSVWSLRQLKLDGLYVSGETPYRYQLAMGVPRDNKMLVGILDKVLADMSPEEISSIQEHWVGNVLDHRTFWSDLLIYGLPGLLLLVIILGVVIRINRRLSSEIARRVDLEQELRSSEYHYRGLVESLSAIAWEARMSDFTYSYVSPHAEDLLGYPQAHWLIPGFWRNIIHPADLTRAQTICDDAVREGRDHTLDYRVITADGRCLWVRDIVSLIEHGHEPVMRGLMIDISETKRTEEALRLSEQKFASVFQQCPDILVIARLSDGCLLEVNEAFEEQIGLKAEEVVGQTATELSIWGIPGVGPGLLQRLQAGSIRNLEMPFRRNNGQVFTGLISAEPFDLDTTPALVVVVRDITQLKETQQQLQTSEEKFAKAFHASPDGLLLSRQSDGLLLEVNEGFSRITGFNSAMSVDRSALDLGIWVNLNERKQMLDLLHRDGFVRDFTCHIRRSDGQIRLCEVSSRPLPIGEEDCMLTIARDITERHLMQEKLQQAATVFESTAEGVLITDTQQHISAVNRAFTEITGYSESEALGHTPRLLASGLHDSAFYAAMWHQLTDEGHWQGEISNRRKNGELYPSWLTISAVRNRDKFITHFVAVFADISSLKHAQAKLDYQAHHDPLTGLPNRTLFESRLLTALNSQQENGGQGAVLFLDLDRFKHINDSLGHPVGDLLLKGIAVRLKEQLRDIDTVARLGGDEFIILLPGLQQASDADHIATKLLNCFGAPFQAGEHEFFISASIGTSLYPRDGCDVATLVKNADAAMYRSKAKGRNRVESYTRDLTAQASERVALEHELRRAIERDELFLYYQPKISLDDHRLVGAEALIRWRHPTFGEVPPEHFIPLAEENGMILQIGDWVLETACRQMFEWNQIYDSLGPLSVNLAGAQLRQPNLLGRIEQLLRENGLQPDLLQLEITENFIMSQAEEALAVLHQLKHLGVQLAIDDFGTGYSSLSYLKRLPLDILKIDQSFVRGLPDDPHDAAIVRAIIALGRSMQFTVIAEGVETQAQQQFLAAEGCEQIQGYIVSLPLPPEEFAATFLRITVSDYSDSTAEKPSL
- a CDS encoding Lrp/AsnC family transcriptional regulator, which gives rise to MPDIRPPVLDEIDRQLIAALQINARESVAMLARQLGIARTTVTSRLARLEKAKVITGYGVRLGQRVVDGGLQAYVGIKVQPRSGKEVLRRLSAMAQVQQLCAVSGEFDYVAWLRTDSPEQLDQLLDQIGGVDGVEKTTTSIILSSKIDRGQPV
- a CDS encoding flavin monoamine oxidase family protein yields the protein MNKNNRHPADGKKPITIFGPDFPFAFDDWIEHPAGLGSIPEHNHGAEVAIVGAGIAGLVAAYELMKLGLKPVVYEASKLGGRLRSQAFNGTDGIVAELGGMRFPVSSTAFYHYVDKLGLETKPFPNPLTPASGSTVIDLEGKTHYAQSLKDLPALFQEVADAWADALEAGSQFADIQQAIRDRDVPRLKELWNKLVPLWDDRTFYDFVATSKAFAKLSFHHREVFGQVGFGTGGWDSDFPNSMLEIFRVVMTNCDDHQHLVVGGVEQVPQGIWRHVPERCVYWPEGTSLKSLHRGAPRSGVKKIAHAPDGRFAVTDNNGDTREYAAVLTTCQSWLLTTQIECDETLFSQKMWMALDRTRYMQSSKTFVMVDRPFWKDKDPQTGRDLMSMTLTDRLTRGTYLFDNGDDKPGVICLSYSWMSDALKMLPHPVEKRVELALNALKKIYPKVDIAARIIGDPITVSWEADPYFLGAFKGALPGHYRYNQRMYAHFMQDDMPAEQRGIFIAGDDVSWTPAWVEGAVQTSLNAVWGIMKHFGGSTHKANPGPGDVFKDIGPIALPE